A single Cellulosilyticum sp. I15G10I2 DNA region contains:
- a CDS encoding response regulator transcription factor, whose amino-acid sequence MKIGIVEDEYFEREAIKLLISRSEIPAEVIYEIDNGADAVLLFRKHRPDLIFIDIEMPVLSGLDAAKKIREIDQNVEIVILTAYNEFAYAQQAIKINVMDYLLKPYNSEKLYEIIRRVDEKLVAKNKDSINENAKKKKMLEIDKYLKKEILYYMISGRFFDKWSYELYNDFFSIGKKVLRCVLYRISKNLLIEEHQIQAIQMEMERAFPGIVCSVLERDIVGIRVEERSERYKNYEIPEGVVSLLPGVNVQDVQMSSESTEDINGLPFVYQRLKEKVNTVEIEQGLKSKKVMEIYILENNLYEQILGGDREKTHQIIMDLSRMVNSTNKGELIKNKAYFSYLWRGIDRYIFQITGRRKSTIEKNAIDFRLEKAETMDELVGIIEQFILLYSKEFEADGGNVVSRVVEQAKEYIKTNLDKELSLENIAEALGYSSFHFSKTFKKVEGVNFKEYVIKVRMEKAKLLFIQGGNNVSEVSKMVGYHNTNYFSKVFHKYFGILPKDFKK is encoded by the coding sequence ATGAAAATTGGAATTGTAGAAGATGAATATTTTGAAAGAGAGGCTATAAAATTACTGATCAGTAGGTCGGAAATACCGGCAGAAGTAATTTACGAAATAGATAATGGTGCAGATGCGGTACTATTGTTTAGAAAGCACCGGCCTGATTTGATTTTCATTGACATAGAAATGCCAGTGTTATCTGGTTTGGATGCGGCGAAAAAAATTCGTGAAATAGATCAGAACGTAGAAATCGTCATATTGACAGCATACAATGAGTTTGCATATGCTCAGCAAGCCATTAAGATAAATGTAATGGATTATCTTTTAAAACCCTATAACTCGGAAAAACTATACGAAATCATCAGGAGAGTGGATGAAAAACTTGTAGCAAAAAATAAAGATAGTATTAATGAGAACGCTAAGAAAAAGAAAATGCTTGAAATTGATAAGTATTTAAAAAAAGAAATACTCTACTATATGATATCGGGGCGATTTTTTGATAAGTGGTCCTATGAACTATATAATGATTTTTTTTCAATAGGCAAAAAAGTGCTTAGATGTGTGCTGTATAGAATTAGTAAAAACTTACTGATTGAAGAGCATCAAATACAGGCAATTCAAATGGAGATGGAGCGTGCTTTTCCTGGTATCGTGTGTAGTGTTTTAGAGAGAGATATTGTAGGTATTCGAGTCGAAGAGCGTTCTGAAAGATATAAAAACTATGAGATTCCTGAGGGGGTTGTATCTTTGTTACCAGGTGTTAACGTTCAAGATGTACAGATGAGCAGTGAAAGTACAGAGGATATAAATGGATTACCTTTTGTTTACCAACGACTTAAAGAGAAAGTCAATACAGTAGAAATTGAACAAGGCCTCAAGAGTAAGAAAGTTATGGAAATCTATATACTTGAGAATAATTTATATGAACAGATATTAGGTGGAGATAGAGAGAAAACACACCAAATAATCATGGATTTATCCAGAATGGTTAACAGTACCAATAAAGGGGAATTAATCAAAAATAAGGCTTACTTCAGTTATTTATGGAGAGGTATTGATCGCTATATATTTCAGATTACAGGACGTCGTAAGAGTACTATAGAGAAAAATGCTATTGATTTTAGACTAGAGAAAGCCGAAACTATGGATGAGCTGGTTGGTATTATTGAACAATTCATTCTCCTATATTCTAAAGAATTTGAAGCGGATGGAGGAAATGTGGTTTCGAGGGTTGTTGAACAAGCAAAGGAATATATCAAGACGAATTTGGACAAAGAGCTCTCGCTAGAGAATATAGCAGAGGCATTAGGGTATTCAAGTTTTCATTTTAGTAAAACTTTTAAGAAAGTAGAAGGCGTTAATTTTAAGGAGTATGTCATCAAGGTCAGGATGGAAAAAGCAAAATTGTTGTTTATACAAGGTGGTAATAACGTCTCTGAAGTTTCAAAGATGGTAGGGTATCATAATACCAATTACTTCAGTAAGGTTTTTCATAAGTATTTTGGGATTTTACCAAAAGATTTTAAAAAATAG
- a CDS encoding TRAP transporter substrate-binding protein, protein MKSNFRKLIQIIAMMMIGIMTLTACATSEKPSNKNATTTVEKEAPAEAPKEVVEAPAFEFEKVTLRFGSTSAEGSIIVETMNDFSKRVAEKTSGNVTVEVFPASQLGGVKEMTQSLQVGALDMSMTQPASLVDMGIKEMSVIVLPYIFRDFEHRWNVLESEIGDSLLEKVDGGNVKLKGFGYFKDGARNFFTAKNKPIRKLEDIAGMKLRVQPYEMDSDMTVALGASPTPTAFAELYSAIQSGVVDGAEQPTAGYYNGKFYEVTKYFTLDEHTYNTLVVLFSELSWNKLQPEVQEVLAESWTEATETTKSKIIETEEEMLTKLEAEGVEVIRLTDRDKWVEAMKPVYDKHGVGFEELIAKIQEMK, encoded by the coding sequence ATGAAATCTAATTTTAGAAAACTAATTCAAATTATTGCAATGATGATGATTGGTATTATGACATTAACGGCATGTGCAACTAGTGAAAAACCTAGTAATAAGAATGCCACTACGACTGTAGAAAAGGAAGCACCTGCCGAGGCACCTAAGGAGGTAGTTGAAGCACCAGCTTTTGAATTTGAAAAAGTAACTTTGCGCTTTGGATCTACAAGTGCTGAAGGAAGTATTATCGTAGAAACCATGAATGACTTTTCAAAAAGAGTAGCAGAGAAAACTTCTGGCAATGTTACCGTTGAGGTTTTTCCAGCATCACAACTTGGAGGCGTTAAGGAAATGACTCAATCTCTCCAAGTAGGTGCACTTGATATGAGTATGACTCAACCAGCCAGCTTGGTGGATATGGGCATTAAAGAAATGAGTGTAATTGTACTACCCTATATTTTTAGAGATTTTGAACATCGTTGGAATGTGTTAGAAAGTGAAATTGGAGATAGTCTCTTGGAAAAAGTAGATGGTGGGAATGTAAAATTAAAAGGTTTTGGATATTTCAAGGATGGCGCTAGAAACTTCTTTACTGCAAAAAATAAACCTATTAGAAAACTGGAAGATATTGCAGGCATGAAGCTTCGTGTACAGCCTTATGAAATGGATAGTGATATGACAGTAGCGTTGGGAGCAAGCCCTACACCAACAGCTTTTGCAGAACTTTATTCAGCGATACAATCAGGTGTAGTGGACGGTGCAGAGCAACCAACAGCAGGATACTATAACGGGAAGTTCTATGAAGTTACCAAATACTTTACATTAGACGAACATACCTACAATACATTGGTGGTTCTGTTTTCAGAGTTGAGTTGGAATAAACTTCAACCTGAAGTTCAAGAGGTCCTAGCTGAGAGTTGGACAGAAGCAACAGAAACAACTAAAAGTAAGATTATAGAAACAGAAGAAGAGATGCTTACTAAATTAGAGGCAGAAGGTGTGGAAGTTATTCGTTTAACAGATAGAGATAAATGGGTTGAAGCAATGAAACCAGTTTATGATAAACATGGTGTTGGTTTTGAAGAACTGATTGCAAAAATACAAGAAATGAAATAA
- a CDS encoding TRAP transporter small permease gives MEEDIKEQGNISKIMDRLDAMVNLFCVVFLTLQVVSIIIMIIGRYFFNYVPRGTEEFALFCMVWFSLLSISLSIRDDAHIKMELMDVLVAADKIKYFQYLSALVNIIFSVFMISYGVELVKLTSSNILSTFRISEGFLYLAIPVSGVFMMIASIVLIIENVRRSRNVN, from the coding sequence GTGGAAGAAGACATAAAAGAACAAGGAAATATCAGCAAAATAATGGATCGACTAGATGCAATGGTCAATCTATTCTGCGTAGTTTTTCTAACCCTTCAAGTTGTATCAATTATCATCATGATAATCGGAAGGTATTTTTTCAATTATGTACCCCGTGGCACAGAAGAATTTGCACTCTTTTGTATGGTGTGGTTCTCATTGCTTAGTATATCCCTTTCGATTCGTGATGACGCTCATATAAAAATGGAGCTTATGGATGTTTTAGTAGCAGCAGACAAAATTAAGTATTTTCAATACTTATCTGCATTGGTAAACATTATTTTTTCAGTATTTATGATTTCATATGGGGTGGAGTTAGTTAAATTGACTTCCTCTAATATCCTGTCCACATTTAGGATATCTGAAGGGTTTTTGTATTTAGCTATTCCAGTATCTGGTGTTTTTATGATGATAGCTAGTATAGTGTTGATTATTGAAAATGTAAGGAGGTCTAGAAATGTCAACTGA
- a CDS encoding TRAP transporter large permease — protein sequence MSTEIIAITLLVGAFALLMVLRVGIGIAMGGATIITMLYLKLPISVVFQGMISGTKVFTFMAVPFFVLAGELMSGGGISKRLIHFAEALVGWVHGGAGMVNVLASMFFGGISGSAAADTASLGPIEIEMMTEQGYDKEFSTCLTMASSVQGMLIPPSHNMVVYAVTAGGVSIGALFLAGLVPGVFLGLALMVYSYYIARKNRYTKSEKFSLKRVLKTGWTAMFGLMTIVIIVLGVSGGIMTATESAAIAVLWSFVVSVWIYKDMSIKDYYKIATKTVKTLSIIMILIAVAYSFGWTVTYLGIPKMIASGLLALTSNKIVLLLLLNIVLLLLGMVMSMSSIILILTPILVPVLTALGVDLVHFGVVMVLNLGMGLLTPPVGGVLYIGSAISGVKVGRLTRSMVPFYVLMFSVLLFLTYVPAISTFLPNLVLGR from the coding sequence ATGTCAACTGAGATTATAGCCATTACTTTACTTGTAGGAGCATTTGCATTACTTATGGTTTTAAGAGTGGGTATTGGTATTGCCATGGGTGGCGCTACTATCATAACAATGCTTTATCTTAAATTACCTATTTCAGTTGTTTTCCAAGGAATGATATCTGGTACCAAAGTGTTTACCTTTATGGCAGTACCGTTTTTTGTATTGGCCGGTGAATTGATGAGTGGTGGAGGCATCTCTAAAAGACTCATACATTTTGCAGAAGCATTGGTGGGGTGGGTACATGGTGGTGCAGGAATGGTAAATGTCTTGGCATCAATGTTTTTTGGTGGGATATCCGGGTCTGCCGCGGCCGATACAGCTTCTTTAGGTCCTATAGAAATTGAAATGATGACAGAACAAGGCTATGACAAGGAGTTTTCTACCTGTCTTACAATGGCAAGTTCGGTTCAAGGTATGTTAATTCCCCCTAGTCATAATATGGTTGTCTATGCGGTAACTGCAGGTGGTGTATCTATAGGGGCACTATTTCTTGCAGGATTAGTACCTGGTGTTTTTCTTGGTTTGGCCTTGATGGTTTATAGTTATTACATTGCGCGTAAAAATCGTTATACTAAAAGTGAAAAATTTAGTTTAAAACGTGTTTTAAAAACAGGATGGACAGCTATGTTTGGACTCATGACCATTGTTATTATAGTATTAGGCGTTAGTGGAGGCATCATGACAGCGACAGAATCGGCAGCCATTGCGGTCTTGTGGTCTTTCGTTGTATCGGTATGGATCTATAAGGATATGAGTATTAAAGATTATTATAAGATAGCAACAAAAACAGTTAAAACCTTATCAATAATTATGATTCTAATTGCTGTAGCCTATTCCTTTGGGTGGACAGTCACCTATTTAGGAATACCAAAGATGATTGCCAGTGGTTTGTTGGCTCTGACAAGCAATAAAATAGTGCTTTTGTTATTGTTGAATATTGTATTGCTGTTACTTGGTATGGTAATGAGTATGAGCTCCATTATATTGATTCTGACGCCAATATTAGTACCAGTTTTAACAGCTTTAGGAGTTGACTTGGTACATTTTGGTGTGGTTATGGTGTTAAACCTTGGTATGGGTCTTTTGACACCACCTGTAGGAGGGGTTTTATATATCGGTTCTGCCATTTCGGGTGTGAAAGTGGGAAGGCTGACTCGGTCTATGGTACCGTTCTATGTACTTATGTTTAGTGTACTTTTATTTTTAACATATGTGCCAGCAATATCAACATTCTTACCAAACCTAGTTTTAGGGAGATAG
- a CDS encoding VOC family protein: MIRGIAHVGIAAKTPNVLANWYCDTLNMEVLKNINDTVFFIGDRHGAYIEIYPAKENIEKDYDNYVQGIRHLAIRVDGFDFEYQRLLDKDVKPAAEIVLKDTFKLGLFYDIEGNLFHIVERNEDVPY; the protein is encoded by the coding sequence ATGATACGAGGAATAGCCCATGTGGGCATAGCAGCAAAGACACCAAATGTATTAGCAAATTGGTACTGTGACACTTTAAATATGGAGGTGCTAAAAAATATTAATGACACTGTTTTTTTTATAGGTGACCGTCATGGGGCATATATAGAAATCTACCCTGCTAAAGAGAATATTGAAAAGGATTATGATAATTACGTTCAGGGCATACGCCATTTGGCCATAAGAGTGGATGGCTTCGACTTTGAATACCAAAGGTTATTGGATAAGGATGTAAAGCCTGCGGCAGAAATCGTACTGAAAGATACTTTTAAACTCGGTTTGTTTTATGATATTGAGGGAAATCTATTTCACATAGTTGAACGCAATGAAGATGTACCTTATTAG
- a CDS encoding glycoside hydrolase family 88 protein: MEYGYSYVKKSFGNNMPVPVGKRAPFSWPTTSINANGEKTILFFDNMKVDAPYVYLRLTIAIDIREDVILEVSIPDTESILGMIDIRYGVVFQPFELKIPKDECQKVMNQGIAIRMIKGTSNIYFFNDTSSHFSMNQKLNCHLMFANCDIGNQKEMIKTLCSRSSIQLFGWMEGCVMDGIYDLKSMLGGQQVVKCINDHYKLFLDHKERLSYENPRSQPILEKMYGIEGMLPFAILGKTDSRHPKIDWFLEELKQFINNEGMVLDEEMISAEGSYTIAYPLAVISVIKNDIAIAEMAVQQVMNRMAYLRDEGSIYLRYYMNGDRTFKNWGRAYTWYTLGQIQTLMALGTYVDHPLIQAKTQQIKKDFVEVIHILKRLISNDGMWYCFVDDASTLVDTSATAGIAAAMAKGYYAGLLEVEELDIAKKAAKALEGYLTVDGWLAGVSQSNKNGEYLQRSGYRVISQMANGLYGQLVGTLHRIEMEES, encoded by the coding sequence ATGGAGTATGGCTATAGTTACGTTAAAAAAAGCTTTGGAAACAATATGCCAGTACCAGTAGGAAAGAGAGCACCTTTTTCTTGGCCCACAACGTCTATTAATGCTAATGGAGAAAAGACGATTTTATTTTTTGACAATATGAAAGTTGATGCTCCATATGTATATCTAAGACTAACCATAGCCATAGATATAAGAGAAGATGTAATCTTAGAGGTTTCAATTCCAGATACAGAATCTATTTTGGGTATGATAGATATTAGATATGGTGTTGTATTCCAACCATTTGAGCTTAAAATACCTAAGGATGAGTGCCAAAAGGTGATGAACCAAGGTATTGCAATAAGGATGATCAAAGGTACTTCAAATATCTACTTTTTCAATGATACAAGTAGTCATTTTTCTATGAATCAAAAGTTGAACTGTCACCTTATGTTTGCAAATTGTGATATAGGCAATCAGAAAGAAATGATAAAAACATTATGCTCAAGGAGCTCTATTCAGCTTTTTGGATGGATGGAAGGTTGTGTGATGGACGGTATCTACGATTTAAAGTCTATGTTAGGTGGGCAACAAGTCGTTAAATGTATCAATGATCATTATAAACTTTTTTTAGATCATAAAGAGCGTCTAAGTTATGAGAATCCTAGAAGCCAACCCATATTAGAAAAAATGTATGGTATTGAAGGCATGCTGCCATTTGCGATTCTAGGCAAAACCGATAGCAGACATCCCAAAATAGATTGGTTTTTAGAGGAATTGAAGCAATTTATCAATAATGAAGGTATGGTACTAGATGAAGAGATGATCTCGGCAGAAGGAAGTTATACTATTGCATACCCATTGGCCGTTATTTCAGTCATTAAGAACGATATAGCTATTGCAGAAATGGCAGTTCAACAGGTTATGAATAGAATGGCTTATTTGAGAGACGAAGGCTCAATCTATTTAAGATATTATATGAATGGGGATCGAACCTTTAAGAATTGGGGGAGAGCGTATACTTGGTATACTCTAGGACAAATTCAAACATTAATGGCTCTTGGTACTTATGTAGATCATCCTCTTATACAAGCAAAGACGCAACAGATAAAAAAAGACTTTGTTGAGGTTATTCATATTTTAAAAAGACTGATATCAAATGATGGTATGTGGTATTGCTTTGTTGACGATGCAAGTACCTTGGTAGATACATCAGCAACTGCTGGTATTGCAGCAGCTATGGCAAAAGGCTATTATGCTGGTTTATTGGAGGTGGAAGAGCTTGATATAGCAAAAAAAGCAGCAAAAGCATTGGAAGGTTATTTGACGGTTGATGGATGGCTTGCGGGTGTTTCACAGTCTAACAAAAATGGAGAATATCTCCAAAGAAGTGGCTATAGAGTTATATCTCAGATGGCAAATGGCCTTTATGGGCAATTAGTTGGAACGCTTCACAGGATAGAAATGGAAGAATCATAA
- a CDS encoding helix-turn-helix domain-containing protein — translation MDNQNSLYDLQVSSISRVVEIQPDPSWSITNHCNDNQYTLGYAIRGRAAYSLPEDIRFNVSQGDILFFKKNMIHSGKSDPENPWHFYSAVFDLDIRDPRTNEAINQIPTLSKISNETMFYSLIKQLHHAWVGKRSYSLIACRSIIMQAMITLLKTTESAGINPTHYQAVENVITLLQNDFTQRYSSEQLAQLCGLSYSYFRTLFSRITGMSPTHYQNSIRINKAKDLLSNGDCNVTEASLSVGIDDIYYFSRLFKKVTGSTPSSFIR, via the coding sequence ATGGATAATCAAAATAGTCTCTATGATTTACAAGTATCAAGTATCAGTCGTGTTGTTGAGATACAACCTGATCCTTCCTGGTCTATTACTAATCATTGTAATGATAACCAATATACGCTAGGCTATGCGATTCGTGGAAGAGCCGCCTATTCTCTCCCCGAGGATATACGCTTTAACGTTTCACAAGGCGATATACTTTTTTTTAAAAAAAATATGATTCATTCAGGTAAAAGCGATCCAGAAAACCCCTGGCACTTTTATTCAGCAGTTTTTGATCTAGATATAAGGGATCCTAGAACAAATGAAGCTATCAATCAAATACCTACATTATCTAAAATTTCAAACGAAACCATGTTTTATTCTTTAATCAAACAGCTCCATCACGCATGGGTTGGCAAACGCTCTTATTCTTTAATAGCGTGCCGTTCTATCATCATGCAAGCCATGATAACTCTACTTAAAACGACCGAATCTGCAGGCATAAACCCCACTCATTATCAAGCAGTAGAAAATGTTATTACGCTGCTGCAAAACGACTTTACCCAAAGATATAGCAGTGAACAGCTCGCGCAACTATGTGGTCTGAGTTACTCTTATTTCAGAACGCTTTTTAGTAGAATAACTGGCATGTCTCCTACACATTATCAAAACTCAATTCGTATCAATAAAGCTAAAGATTTATTGTCAAATGGAGATTGTAATGTAACAGAGGCCAGTCTCAGCGTTGGTATAGATGATATTTACTATTTCAGTCGGCTCTTCAAAAAAGTAACAGGCTCTACCCCTTCTTCTTTTATAAGATAA
- a CDS encoding RraA family protein, with amino-acid sequence MEDKLKSLGKNKEIKPFPISDKELCDRYEDLFGGAINDVLREMGYLYQTLPPSIAPLTDDMKLAGIAFTVKGSKDLTLENEMEFRAQMLEAIEPESISIWDTCGDDESAQWGEVMTMASQLRGCRGAVVDGGVRDTDKVLGLNFPVFCKYKTSNGMLGRFRIHTYQKPILIGKVTIYPGDIIFGDIDGIVIVPREVAYEVLVRSEEVKRNERQIKEWVLSGMLPSEVVKRGGYF; translated from the coding sequence ATGGAAGATAAGTTAAAAAGTTTAGGTAAGAATAAGGAAATAAAACCATTTCCAATATCTGATAAAGAGTTATGTGATCGTTATGAAGATTTATTTGGTGGAGCAATTAATGATGTTCTAAGAGAAATGGGATATCTTTATCAAACACTACCACCAAGTATTGCACCATTAACGGATGATATGAAGTTAGCAGGTATTGCATTCACCGTTAAAGGATCAAAAGATTTAACATTAGAAAATGAGATGGAGTTTAGAGCTCAGATGCTAGAAGCTATTGAGCCTGAGTCTATCAGTATTTGGGACACCTGTGGTGATGATGAGTCAGCGCAATGGGGAGAAGTTATGACAATGGCTTCACAGCTTAGAGGATGCAGAGGAGCTGTTGTAGATGGAGGCGTAAGAGATACTGATAAAGTACTAGGTCTTAATTTTCCAGTGTTTTGCAAATATAAGACATCAAATGGTATGTTAGGCCGTTTTAGAATACATACTTATCAAAAACCAATCTTAATTGGGAAGGTTACAATTTACCCGGGAGACATAATTTTTGGGGATATAGATGGTATCGTTATTGTACCAAGAGAAGTGGCTTATGAAGTATTAGTACGTTCAGAAGAAGTAAAACGTAATGAAAGACAAATAAAAGAATGGGTATTATCAGGAATGTTACCAAGTGAAGTTGTTAAAAGAGGGGGGTATTTTTAA
- a CDS encoding zinc-dependent alcohol dehydrogenase, protein MNNMKAYVLTEWEKLELQERPIPQLNEGECLIKVKYAGICGSDVHIYGGHHPTAKPPVVLCHEFMGTVEKIEGESFNLSEGDRVVVEPLVSCGVCEACRNGHWHVCKSLKLLGIHTDGGFSEYVKVDTKKVIKLSDELKDEEAALAEPFAVGFHVNQRAGIHTGDTVLVIGGGPIGIITGMVAMASGAKEVVFSEINDNRIEFIKSFGFNTIINPIKENALERVAELTGGEGFDVVFEVSGSQPGIVFAPEACKIRGTIVPVGFPSKNPEFPVLRCIFKELTVVGSRVYSFDHFKRAVELLPRIKKEYNIEALITDLKPLAELPEGIKQMKAGENMGKILIKM, encoded by the coding sequence ATGAATAACATGAAAGCATATGTATTAACAGAGTGGGAAAAATTAGAGCTTCAAGAACGACCAATTCCTCAATTAAACGAGGGAGAATGCTTAATTAAAGTGAAATATGCAGGTATATGTGGTTCAGATGTTCACATCTATGGAGGACATCATCCAACAGCTAAACCACCTGTTGTATTGTGCCATGAATTTATGGGTACAGTGGAAAAAATAGAGGGTGAAAGTTTTAATCTTTCAGAAGGCGATAGAGTTGTTGTGGAGCCATTAGTTAGCTGTGGTGTATGTGAAGCTTGTCGCAATGGGCATTGGCATGTCTGTAAATCATTAAAATTATTAGGCATTCATACAGATGGTGGTTTTAGTGAATATGTAAAGGTTGATACAAAAAAAGTAATAAAATTATCAGATGAGCTTAAAGATGAAGAGGCAGCTTTAGCAGAACCTTTTGCAGTAGGTTTTCATGTTAATCAAAGAGCAGGCATTCATACGGGCGATACCGTTTTAGTTATTGGAGGCGGACCTATTGGTATTATTACAGGTATGGTAGCTATGGCATCAGGGGCTAAAGAAGTCGTTTTTTCAGAAATTAATGATAATCGTATAGAATTTATTAAATCTTTCGGATTTAATACTATCATTAATCCAATTAAAGAAAATGCTTTAGAAAGAGTTGCAGAATTAACAGGCGGAGAAGGATTTGATGTTGTCTTTGAGGTTTCAGGTTCTCAACCAGGGATAGTGTTTGCTCCAGAAGCATGTAAAATCAGAGGAACTATAGTACCAGTTGGTTTTCCATCAAAAAATCCAGAGTTCCCAGTGCTTAGATGTATTTTTAAAGAGTTAACAGTGGTTGGCAGCAGAGTATATTCTTTTGACCATTTCAAAAGAGCAGTAGAATTACTTCCACGAATTAAGAAGGAATATAATATAGAAGCTTTAATAACGGACCTAAAACCTCTTGCTGAATTACCAGAAGGCATCAAACAAATGAAGGCTGGAGAGAACATGGGTAAAATATTAATCAAAATGTAA
- a CDS encoding SDR family NAD(P)-dependent oxidoreductase, whose translation MVDLKGKVVVIPGADGGVGREVVKMLGAMGAKVVLGSFVEEGIKEMAQNLKSQGCEAAYHLVDVTKENAVKEFLAFAYDTFGSLDILLNLPGVSIPAAISEMSEEDYDTTMDVSVKGSFLMSKHFVQYAHTENSPLIINIGSMASKNANGNAPIYCTAKAAVVMFSKGLAIQLKSKNIRVTSINPGGISTAFWGDRKVPHDKFMQVQDMAEALIFTMTRNSHVMITDLAFESFEMFKGN comes from the coding sequence ATGGTAGATTTAAAAGGAAAAGTTGTTGTAATTCCTGGTGCTGATGGTGGTGTTGGGAGAGAAGTTGTTAAGATGTTAGGTGCCATGGGTGCCAAAGTAGTACTTGGATCTTTTGTTGAAGAGGGTATAAAAGAAATGGCCCAAAATCTTAAGTCACAAGGATGTGAAGCAGCCTATCATCTGGTAGATGTTACAAAAGAGAATGCTGTTAAAGAGTTTTTAGCTTTTGCATATGATACTTTTGGATCGTTAGATATCTTACTTAATCTTCCAGGAGTAAGTATACCAGCCGCAATCAGTGAAATGAGCGAAGAAGATTATGATACAACAATGGATGTCAGCGTAAAAGGAAGCTTTTTGATGTCAAAGCATTTTGTACAATACGCCCATACTGAAAACTCACCACTTATTATTAATATTGGTTCTATGGCATCAAAAAATGCTAATGGCAATGCACCTATATACTGTACAGCTAAAGCTGCAGTGGTTATGTTTTCAAAAGGATTGGCAATACAGTTAAAATCTAAAAATATTCGTGTGACTAGCATTAACCCAGGTGGCATTAGCACAGCGTTTTGGGGAGACCGAAAAGTACCCCATGATAAATTTATGCAAGTCCAAGATATGGCAGAAGCCCTTATTTTTACTATGACACGTAATTCACATGTTATGATTACAGATCTCGCATTCGAATCATTTGAAATGTTTAAAGGCAACTAA